A single window of Coffea eugenioides isolate CCC68of chromosome 7, Ceug_1.0, whole genome shotgun sequence DNA harbors:
- the LOC113778680 gene encoding monothiol glutaredoxin-S2-like: protein MDIVMRLGSEKPVVIFSKSNCGISHAIKMLICGFGANPTVYELDQHPVGTEMENALLALGCHPSVPAVFIGKQFVGGSNEVMDLNVQGKLKPLLIKARAIWM from the coding sequence ATGGATATAGTGATGCGATTGGGGTCAGAAAAGCCAGTGGTGATCTTCAGCAAGAGCAACTGCGGCATTTCCCACGCTATTAAGATGCTGATATGCGGTTTCGGGGCGAATCCTACTGTTTATGAGCTTGATCAACATCCAGTAGGAACGGAAATGGAGAATGCATTGCTAGCATTAGGATGCCATCCAAGTGTACCTGCTGTTTTCATAGGGAAGCAATTTGTTGGTGGTTCCAACGAGGTTATGGACCTCAATGTCCAGGGTAAGTTGAAGCCATTGCTCATCAAGGCCAGGGCAATATGGATGTGA
- the LOC113778768 gene encoding monothiol glutaredoxin-S6-like, whose translation MEAVRRLGSEKPVVIFSKSNCCISHAIKMLLSSFGANPTVYELDQHAKGKEIENALLALGCHPSVPAVFIGKLFVGGSDEVMSLNVQGKLKPLLIKANAIWM comes from the coding sequence ATGGAAGCAGTGAGGAGATTGGGGTCAGAAAAGCCAGTGGTGATCTTCAGCAAGAGCAACTGCTGCATTTCCCATGCTATAAAGATGTTGTTAAGCAGCTTCGGGGCGAATCCTACGGTTTATGAGCTTGATCAACAtgcaaaaggaaaggaaatcgAGAATGCGTTGCTAGCATTAGGATGCCATCCAAGTGTTCCTGCTGTTTTCATAGGGAAGCTTTTTGTTGGTGGTTCTGATGAGGTTATGAGCCTCAATGTTCAGGGCAAGTTGAAGCCACTGCTTATCAAGGCCAACGCTATATGGATGTGA